From one Diachasmimorpha longicaudata isolate KC_UGA_2023 chromosome 8, iyDiaLong2, whole genome shotgun sequence genomic stretch:
- the LOC135165636 gene encoding uncharacterized protein LOC135165636: protein MGRKGIQLVLGLAVCIAVAYGQLNEKIINGQNAWPGLFPHQVSLQQRKSHFCGGSIIDATHILTAAHCVVDDLSQVLRPDDIKVVTGVVDHLARRPSNTFSVAAIIPHESYNSRALNNDIAILKLNRPIPFNSLQRPIGLPTRDTPSGTRVTASGWGATWTNSAGLPGPCPRFLQQLPMIALNLDECKNLNDGRIYPGQICAVRPAETGICFGDSGGPLIHKNQIIGISSYVKGGCASPNADFFTRVFTYLPWINNVLASYVLFFVLSFLFLLLRQKINIVNTSTIRSYFGHNAMTSHHSSPSLYTFLRKILVRSCQIHSMVRKMTFYLHNFYKSGPEFETAEDEKISRSRMETRKIQSMMLYLAVSILGGHGKPPSRIIKGQDSSLGECPYQVQLRKDDQHWCGGSILDATHIITAAHCLSNTHTVTRAEELQVLAGVVDSRDPKDDDLYDVSEIIIHQDWNPKLSRNVAHFGDIAVLKLARPIRFNPYRRPIRLPSRNPPVGTPVIASGWGATHHDVENYSGPSWLQKLTMKIVSLEDCKKAHPQQIDDGHICALGPPGSAVCFGDSGGPLVHKNELIGVVSWGAGQLNCAYISPDDNELIYIIHDESLVTSESQSMGVGSTLGQEPCGPCDSDTKLIDLSRNFKYSLYFNDRRENFLFAHTTCAHLSPTLTCHPLFPKCQLINSKDKQNNCFAITCAVHQMTNCHLLGSDNVLQAEVSFDRMYGCKMEASLSLILKTVSRIGDDDGIQENSVGNAVIGYVSFRCHPESIQQEVCPATRTLTKINRSNFMYIGFAKPASKIVDGHDAFVAEFPHQVSLQLGGQHFCGGSIIDATHVLTAAHCVLADDGTVIRGIEVVTGVLDYHNRNANNVFTVSRAIPHPKYAPKDTWRNDIAVLKLTKRIIFNANQKPIRLPTRDTPGGARVMTSGWGADIYLGDKSQSVRYLQKLAMEVISLQQCRRVLGSGIQSGQICAVGSRGTGICVGDSGGPLTYNNAVIGVASFVIPCAKGYPDVYTRVYRYVPWINQVRRTS, encoded by the exons atggggcGCAAGGGGATTCAGTTGGTGTTGGGGCTGGCAGTTTGCATTGCtg tggCTTATGGTCagcttaatgaaaaaattatcaacggTCAGAATGCCTGGCCCGGACTCTTCCCGCACCAGGTCTCACTCCAACAGAGAAAATCCCACTTCTGTGGAGGGAGCATCATCGACGCCACTCACATACTGACGGCCGCGCATTGTGTTGTCGACGACCTTAGTCAGGTTCTTCGACCTGATGACATTAAAGTGGTCACTGGTGTTGTAGATCACCTGGCCCGCAGGCCCTCCAACACATTCTCTGTTGCCGCGATTATTCCACATGAATCTTATAACTCAAGAGCCCTCAACAATGATATCGCCATTTTGAAG TTAAATCGCCCCATCCCTTTCAACTCCCTCCAAAGGCCAATTGGTTTACCGACCAGGGACACCCCATCTGGCACAAGAGTTACAGCCAGTGGTTGGGGAGCGACCTGGACGAATTCAGCGGGTTTACCCGGTCCCTGTCCACGATTTTTGCAACAACTTCCAATGATCGCTCTCAACTTGGACGAATGCAAAAACCTTAATGACGGACGAATTTATCCCGGTCAAATATGTGCTGTCCGCCCAGCAGAAACAGGAATATGTTTC GGCGACAGTGGGGGCCCCCTCATtcacaaaaatcaaattatcgGCATCAGTTCGTACGTGAAGGGTGGATGTGCCTCCCCAAACGCTGATTTTTTCACTCGCGTTTTCACATATCTCCCATGGATTAATAATGTCTTGGCCAGTTAT gtattattttttgtacTTTCATTTCTGTTCCTTCTGTTGAgacagaaaataaatattgtgaaTACGTCGACT ATTCGCAGTTATTTCGGTCATAATGCGATGACTTCACATCATTCGTCACCGAGTTTATATACTTTTCTGAGGAAAATACTTGTGAGATCGTGTCAA ATCCATTCAATGGTGAGGAAAATGACATTTTATTTGCACAACT TTTATAAATCAGGACCAGAGTTTGAGACTGCGGAAGACGAGAAGATCTCTC GATCGAGAATGGAAACCAGAAAAATACAATCGATGATGTTGTACTTGGCTGTCAGCATTTTGG GTGGACATGGGAAACCTCCATCCAGAATCATCAAAGGACAAGATAGCTCGCTTGGAGAGTGCCCGTACCAAGTGCAGCTGCGAAAGGACGACCAACATTGGTGTGGTGGAAGCATCCTCGACGCCACTCACATCATCACTGCTGCGCACTGCTTATCTAATACTCACACAGTGACTCGAGCTGAGGAACTCCAGGTTCTCGCAGGTGTCGTTGATTCCCGTGATCCCAAGGATGACGATCTTTACGATGTCTccgaaattattattcatcagGATTGGAATCCCAAACTATCTCGGAATGTCGCCCATTTTGGTGACATTGCTGTTCTCAAG TTGGCGAGACCCATTCGTTTCAACCCTTATCGACGCCCGATTAGGTTACCAAGTCGTAATCCACCTGTTGGCACACCCGTCATCGCCAGTGGGTGGGGAGCAACGCATCACGATGTTGAGAACTACAGTGGTCCAAGCTGGTTACAAAAATTGACCATGAAAATTGTCAGCCTGGAGGACTGCAAAAAAGCTCATCCTCAGCAAATCGATGATGGACATATCTGCGCATTAGGTCCCCCGGGGTCAGCAGTCTGTTTT GGTGATAGCGGTGGTCCTTTAGTTCACAAGAACGAGCTGATAGGGGTTGTTTCCTGGGGCGCCGG GCAATTGAATTGCGCTT ATATTTCTCCGGAcgataatgaattaatttatataattcaCGACGAATCT TTAGTG ACATCTGAATCGCAGTCGATGGGTGTTGGCAGCACTTTAGGACAAGAACCTTGTGGCCCTTGTGACAGTGACACTAAATTAATTGACTTATCTAGGAATTTTAAGTACTCATTGTATTTTAATGACAGGCGCGAGAACTTCCTATTTGCACATACAACATGTGCCCATCTGTCACCCACCCTCACCTGTCATCCATTATTTCCGAAGTGTCAATTGATAAATTCCAAAGATAAACAAAACAACTGTTTCGCGATCACTTGCGCAGTGCACCAGATGACCAATTGTCATCTTCTCGGAAGTGACAATGTCCTACAGGCTGAAGTGTCATTTGATAGAATGTACG GATGCAAGATGGAGGCATCATTATCATTGATCCTGAAGACTGTCAGTCGTATTGGAGATGATGATGGAATTCAGGAGAATTCAGTTGGTAACGCTGTCATTGGCTACGTGTCTTTCCG GTGCCATCCTGAGAGTATCCAGCAAGAGGTTTGTCCTGCTACTAGGACACTGACAAAGATCAATCGTAGCAATTTTATGTACA TTGGATTTGCAAAACCTGCGAGCAAAATTGTTGATGGACATGATGCCTTCGTGGCTGAGTTCCCGCATCAGGTGTCCCTTCAATTAGGAGGACAACATTTCTGCGGAGGGAGTATCATCGATGCTACGCACGTTTTGACTGCAGCACATTGTGTTCTCGCTGATGATGGCACAGTAATCCGAGGAATAGAAGTTGTCACGGGTGTCCTTGATTATCACAACCGCAATGCTAACAACGTTTTCACTGTTTCCCGAGCCATTCCCCACCCAAAGTATGCACCGAAGGACACCTGGAGGAACGACATCGCGGTCCTGAAG CTGACGAAGCGGATTATCTTCAACGCTAACCAAAAACCAATCAGGTTACCAACCCGGGACACACCCGGTGGTGCTCGTGTCATGACTAGTGGCTGGGGAGCAGACATCTACCTCGGGGATAAGAGCCAGTCGGTGCGATATCTCCAAAAACTTGCGATGGAGGTGATCAGCCTCCAGCAGTGCCGGAGAGTCTTAGGATCTGGTATTCAGTCGGGACAGATTTGTGCTGTTGGTAGTAGAGGAACTGGTATCTGTGTT GGTGACAGCGGTGGTCCATTGACCTATAACAACGCAGTCATCGGAGTTGCTTCCTTCGTCATACCTTGTGCAAAAGGATACCCAGATGTCTACACACGTGTTTACAGATACGTCCCCTGGATCAACCAAGTCAGACGAACCAGCTAA
- the LOC135165519 gene encoding chymotrypsin-2-like, producing the protein MKELIGIQFLTLAISISLGKVRSPMKIVGGQNAKPGEFPYQVSIRKFNRHWCGGSILDATHILTAAHCFVSDEKVVDDPSALRVVTGTIYSEDLRPENIFAVSRVIANDYYTPHVHNNVAWFADIAVMKLKESIPLDRNLRWPINLPSNPTPPRTRVMVSGWGTSHYGKEGAKSPKWLQKLGMETISLPACEIILPYQVNVGQLCAITPPGHGICNGDSGGPLVHDNQVVGIVSWLTRCGDGRPQVFTSVYDYLNWIHWALNLR; encoded by the exons ATGAAAGAGCTTATAGGAATTCAGTTCTTGACACTGGCTATCTCGATCTCAC TTGGAAAGGTAAGAAGTCCAATGAAGATCGTCGGAGGTCAGAATGCTAAACCCGGTGAATTCCCATATCAAGTTTCAATCCGAAAGTTCAATCGTCATTGGTGTGGGGGTAGTATTTTGGATGCTACTCACATTTTGACAGCAGCCCACTGTTTCGTTTCCGATGAGAAAGTCGTGGACGACCCTTCCGCTCTCCGAGTTGTCACCGGGACGATCTACTCTGAGGACCTACGACCAGAAAATATCTTCGCGGTTTCCAGGGTCATCGCTAACGACTATTACACACCCCACGTGCATAATAATGTCGCTTGGTTCGCTGATATTGCTGTCATGAAA TTGAAAGAATCAATACCTCTAGACCGTAATCTTCGCTGGCCCATCAATCTACCGAGCAACCCGACACCCCCTCGTACCCGGGTCATGGTCAGTGGTTGGGGGACATCGCACTACGGTAAGGAAGGCGCAAAAAGCCCGAAATGGCTCCAAAAGCTAGGGATGGAGACCATCAGTCTTCCTGCGTGCGAGATCATTCTCCCCTATCAAGTCAACGTCGGACAACTTTGTGCTATAACACCCCCTGGTCATGGTATCTGTAAC GGAGATAGTGGTGGCCCTTTGGTTCATGACAATCAAGTCGTTGGTATTGTCTCCTGGCTGACCCGATGCGGCGATGGACGACCCCAGGTTTTCACAAGTGTCTACGATTATCTCAACTGGATTCACTGGGCTTTGAATTTACGATGA
- the LOC135165520 gene encoding trypsin-like, producing MLVYILLVILSAITPGVRSLRFQLENRILGGSEASTNDFPSLVAIFRQSEQTCGGTLISPKHVLTAAHCIYEGKPYEYSILAGVTNLVDYQGIRIDVRGKMRHPNYHPPIPNFHHLKNDIGVLKLVSSIDVTAPNIAIAKLPARNLTPRTVGLTGGWGSLNKKGEKSDYLRKAVVYVWPLSHCQAKFSWHTNDQFCGSGYDVPTNMCYGDSGGPFMVGDTIFGVLSVATCTFRGTITYTKVYSHLTFLEVALKF from the exons ATGTTGGTGTATATTCTCCTGGTGATATTATCAGCGATTACTCCAG GCGTACGTTCACTGCGATTTCAACTGGAGAATCGCATTTTGGGTGGCTCCGAGGCATCAACGAATGACTTCCCGTCCCTAGTTGCAATCTTCAGACAATCCGAACAAACCTGCGGGGGAACGCTCATCAGCCCAAAGCACGTCCTCACTGCTGCCCACTGTATTTACGAGGGCAAACCCTACGAATATTCTATTCTAGCTGGTGTCACGAATTTGGTCGATTACCAGGGCATCCGAATTGACGTACGTGGAAAAATGCGCCATCCAAACTACCACCCCCCGATTCCTAATTTCCATCATCTGAAGAATGACATCGGCGTGCTGAAG CTTGTTTCTTCCATAGACGTAACCGCCCCAAACATCGCTATAGCAAAGCTTCCGGCCCGCAATTTAACCCCTCGTACTGTCGGCTTGACCGGTGGCTGGGGGAGTTTGAacaaaaaaggcgaaaaatcAGACTATCTTCGTAAAGCTGTTGTCTACGTGTGGCCCTTGAGTCACTGTCAAGCAAAATTTAGCTGGCACACCAACGATCAATTTTGCGGGAGTGGGTATGACGTTCCCACCAACATGTGCTAT GGGGACAGCGGTGGTCCCTTCATGGTGGGTGACACAATCTTCGGTGTTCTCTCGGTTGCCACCTGTACCTTTCGCGGCACCATAACTTACACGAAGGTCTACTCACATCTGACCTTCCTCGAGGTGGCCTTAAAATTCTGA
- the LOC135165635 gene encoding transmembrane protease serine 9-like has product MAKLLILIVIACTSGVIAKPPQAIKGGNLAAEGEFPWQASLQKFGSHLCGGSIIDSTHVLTAAHCVLTSGLRPESGLTILVGTNNKDQRSATISRVKRVQAHESYTGRSPYRHDIAVITLTTPIAFNRLQRSIALPVRDANVGEEGTVSGWGVTDYPSRRSSSRLMKMTKKVISNDSCNRQHVSMIHPEHLCAFSRHGQGICHGDSGSGLVVNGRIIGIASWVRPCGVGYPDVYTRVYSYRTWIAQKISTITRTPASKSYFPSTHPYVTQMFVIIYAPKCDAKLLELISKRREGRMNEIFCKYKCKRSPNFSNCSGVTPTAPDDIKFILAKPPQAIKGGDVAVDGEFPWQVSIRQHHVHICGGSIIDDRHILTAAHCVQNEDGSLFQGLRVLIGTNDAQQWFPKTHKVKSLHPHEKYKQISPYRYDIAIITLEDPIEFNDRQKPVALPEKDISVDDTATVSGWGHIGWPASMGTYPDSLMKMEKRVIPSSRCMRDHRTVIYLDQLCAYGGYGKGVCHGDSGSGLIYNDQIVGIASWVIPCAVGYPDVYTRVYAYTDWIARIIADN; this is encoded by the exons ATGGCGAAGCTCCTGATCTTGATCGTGATAGCCTGCACATCAG GTGTCATAGCGAAGCCTCCGCAGGCGATAAAGGGTGGCAATTTGGCGGCAGAGGGTGAATTCCCCTGGCAAGCTTCTCTCCAAAAATTTGGCAGCCACTTGTGCGGAGGAAGCATCATTGACAGCACCCACGTTCTCACAGCAGCCCATTGTGTCCTCACCAGCGGTTTGCGCCCCGAGAGTGGTCTAACGATCCTCGTGGGCACCAATAACAAGGATCAACGATCAGCAACTATCTCCAGGGTTAAACGAGTTCAAGCGCATGAGAGTTACACAGGAAGGTCACCTTATCGACACGACATAGCTGTCATCACG TTGACAACGCCAATTGCATTCAATAGACTTCAACGGTCAATAGCATTACCTGTGAGAGACGCGAATGTTGGTGAGGAAGGTACCGTTAGCGGATGGGGTGTCACTGATTATCCTTCACGGCGGTCTAGCAGTCGGCTGATGAAAATGACGAAGAAGGTGATCAGCAACGATAGCTGCAATCGCCAACACGTGAGCATGATCCACCCTGAGCATCTTTGTGCCTTTTCTAGACATGGACAAGGTATTTGCCAC GGTGATAGTGGCAGCGGTCTCGTTGTTAACGGTAGAATCATCGGCATCGCTTCCTGGGTAAGACCTTGTGGTGTTGGGTATCCAGACGTGTACACCAGGGTCTACTCTTACAGAACGTGGATCGCACAGAAAATC TCCACCATCACAAGAACACCAGCATCCAAAAGTTATTTTCCAAGTACTCATCCATATGTGACGCAAATGTTCGTTATCATTTATGCACCCAAATGTGATGCgaaattattggaattgaTAAGCAAGCGAAGAGAAGGTCGGATGAATGAGATATTTTGCAAATACAAATGCAAAAGGTCACCCAACTTTAGCAATTGCTCCGGTGTAACTCCAACTGCGCCAGATGATATAAAAT TCATCCTAGCGAAACCTCCTCAAGCTATCAAAGGTGGTGATGTAGCAGTCGATGGTGAATTCCCGTGGCAGGTTTCGATTCGCCAGCATCACGTTCATATTTGTGGTGGAAGCATCATCGATGATCGTCACATTCTAACAGCAGCTCATTGTGTTCAAAATGAAGACGGAAGCTTATTCCAAGGATTGAGGGTTCTGATAGGTACCAACGACGCCCAGCAATGGTTCCCCAAGACCCACAAAGTCAAGAGCCTCCATCCCCATGAGAAATATAAACAGATCTCACCTTATCGCTACGACATTGCAATCATCACG TTGGAAGATCCAATCGAGTTCAATGACAGACAGAAACCCGTTGCATTACCTGAAAAGGACATATCCGTTGATGATACAGCTACTGTCAGTGGCTGGGGACATATCGGCTGGCCTGCGAGCATGGGAACTTATCCAGACAGCTTGATGAAGATGGAGAAGAGGGTCATCCCAAGCAGTCGTTGCATGAGGGACCATCGAACCGTGATTTATCTTGATCAGCTGTGTGCTTATGGTGGTTATGGAAAGGGCGTCTGTCAT GGTGACAGCGGTAGTGGGCTGATCTACAATGATCAAATTGTTGGTATCGCTTCCTGGGTGATACCTTGTGCCGTTGGATATCCGGACGTTTATACTAGAGTGTATGCTTATACAGATTGGATCGCTAGGATAATTGCTGACAACTGA
- the LOC135165517 gene encoding trypsin delta-like, protein MGLVRIELIVVLVVCVSLGGYGNPTSKILGGSVVAPGELPCLAFLQTRDGQFLCGAAIISDSHLLTAAHCILNLRNGRNVIRHLIAVTGTVDRHSFNPADTFNITRFYYSRNYTTVLNGPDIMILKLNGSIVFDNFKQPIALPSTPTPSGEVATVSGWGHASLVDGKREIHQHLLKLGVKIIDLDECKSHFGDRVGLNNMCATSAIGSGFCMGDSGGPLIYNSTVIGIVSVALGDTGPECGSRHPDIYANVYLQTSWIKCVMKEEGSCLGIIVRH, encoded by the exons ATGGGACTCGTGAGAATTGAACTGATCGTGGTCCTCGTGGTTTGCGTTTCACTTG GCGGATATGGGAACCCTACCTCGAAAATCCTCGGAGGTAGTGTTGTAGCTCCAGGGGAGCTACCATGCCTTGCATTTTTGCAGACACGCGATGGTCAGTTTCTCTGTGGAGCCGCTATCATCAGTGACAGTCACCTTTTGACCGCAGCGCATTGTATTCTTAATCTCAGAAACGGCCGCAATGTCATTCGGCACCTCATAGCTGTCACAGGAACCGTCGATAGACACTCGTTTAATCCAGCCGATACTTTCAACATAACCAGATTCTATTACTCTCGCAATTACACAACCGTACTTAATGGACCTGATATTATGATTTTGAAG TTGAATGGATCAATTGTCTTCGATAATTTTAAACAACCAATCGCACTACCGAGCACACCCACACCCTCCGGTGAAGTGGCAACCGTTAGTGGCTGGGGCCATGCAAGCTTGGTTGATGGAAAGAGGGAAATCCACCAACATTTGCTCAAACTTGGCGTGAAAATAATAGACTTAGACGAATGCAAATCTCACTTTGGCGACCGCGTCGGCTTGAACAATATGTGTGCTACTTCTGCCATAGGAAGTGGATTTTGCATG GGTGACAGTGGTGGACCTCTTATTTACAACAGCACAGTGATCGGCATTGTCAGCGTTGCTTTGGGGGACACGGGACCTGAGTGCGGTTCCAGGCACCCAGATATATATGCGAATGTCTATCTACAGACATCGTGGATTAAATGCGTAATGAAAGAGGAAGGCTCATGTTTGGGAATTATCGTTAGACATTAA